Proteins encoded by one window of Bradyrhizobium sp. B097:
- a CDS encoding TrbC/VirB2 family protein: MTRSHLGRTFLSATAFACLYLASAPAFAAGSNMPWEQPLNQILQSVEGPVAKIIAVIIIIVTGLSLAFGDTSGGFRRLIQIVFGLSIAFAASSFFLSFFSFGGGVVI; encoded by the coding sequence ATGACGCGATCACATCTCGGGCGGACCTTCCTTTCGGCTACAGCGTTCGCTTGCCTGTACCTGGCGAGCGCGCCGGCCTTTGCTGCCGGCTCGAACATGCCCTGGGAGCAACCGCTCAACCAGATCCTGCAATCGGTCGAAGGTCCGGTCGCCAAGATCATCGCGGTCATCATCATCATCGTGACAGGGCTTTCGCTTGCCTTCGGCGACACCTCAGGCGGTTTCCGGCGGCTGATCCAAATCGTGTTCGGTCTGTCGATCGCATTTGCCGCTTCCAGCTTCTTCCTGTCGTTCTTTTCCTTCGGCGGCGGGGTGGTGATCTGA
- the trbG gene encoding P-type conjugative transfer protein TrbG, which translates to MPLHLVHASRKVRPRLPMALLVCVSALGGCTTFKPPQISYDKDIPPTPDLPALSDDRPKPLHVPPAWKAARGGKSAEAKEPAERIETANDAARVEPRKAGYYNAVQVFSYSPGALYQIYAAPGQITDIALEPGEQLIGSGPVAAGDTVRWVVGDTESGSGDTRRVHIMVKPTRPSIETNLIVNTDRRTYLVELRSREKPYMPSVAWFYPEDKGARYRALPPTPFLPDLPARRYRYAIEGDSPPWRPVNAYDDGRKVYVEFSPGIGQGEMPPLFVIGPDGKTELVNYRAYGNVLIVDRLFAAAELRLGEEHQQKVRIVRTDGRSL; encoded by the coding sequence ATGCCGTTACATCTTGTTCATGCGTCGCGTAAAGTGCGGCCGCGATTGCCTATGGCTCTTCTGGTCTGTGTTTCCGCCCTTGGCGGCTGCACCACGTTCAAGCCACCGCAAATAAGCTATGACAAGGACATTCCGCCTACACCGGATTTGCCAGCGCTTTCCGACGATCGCCCGAAGCCGCTGCATGTGCCGCCGGCCTGGAAGGCGGCGCGCGGCGGCAAGAGCGCGGAAGCCAAGGAACCGGCGGAGCGCATTGAGACCGCAAATGACGCCGCACGCGTCGAGCCACGCAAAGCCGGCTACTACAATGCCGTGCAGGTGTTTTCCTACAGTCCAGGCGCCCTCTATCAGATTTACGCCGCACCAGGGCAGATTACTGACATTGCACTCGAGCCTGGTGAGCAGCTGATCGGATCGGGACCTGTTGCCGCCGGCGATACCGTGCGCTGGGTGGTCGGCGACACCGAAAGCGGCAGTGGCGACACGCGCCGTGTCCACATCATGGTCAAGCCGACGCGTCCCTCGATCGAGACCAATCTTATCGTCAACACCGACCGACGCACCTACCTGGTCGAACTGCGCTCCCGCGAGAAGCCTTACATGCCTTCGGTTGCCTGGTTCTATCCGGAAGATAAAGGCGCACGTTATCGGGCGCTGCCGCCGACACCCTTCCTTCCGGATCTTCCCGCGCGCCGCTACCGTTACGCTATCGAGGGCGACAGCCCGCCTTGGCGTCCGGTCAACGCCTATGACGACGGCCGCAAGGTCTATGTCGAGTTCTCGCCCGGCATTGGCCAGGGCGAGATGCCGCCGCTGTTTGTGATCGGGCCTGACGGTAAGACCGAGCTCGTCAACTACCGCGCCTACGGCAACGTCCTGATCGTGGACCGCTTGTTTGCGGCCGCGGAACTCCGGTTAGGGGAGGAGCACCAGCAGAAGGTCAGGATCGTGCGAACTGACGGGAGGTCGCTGTGA
- the trbJ gene encoding P-type conjugative transfer protein TrbJ, with product MNRLRRLSAASLIAIAIVHVPRDGKALIVFDPNNYVQNVLTAARELQQINNQITLLQNQAQMLINQARNLASLPYSSLQQLEQSIQRTQQLLGQAQRIAYDVQQIDRTFSTTYAPASSSMSDGGMVANAQARWQNSVASLQDAMRVQATVVGNLDTNRTQMSGLVTASQGASGALQASQAGNQLLALQAQQLSDLTASVVAQSRAQTLEAAQRAAAQDQGREQLRRFLAQGQGYQPATVQMFH from the coding sequence ATGAACCGTCTCCGTCGGCTGTCGGCAGCGAGCTTGATCGCTATCGCCATCGTTCATGTTCCTCGGGACGGCAAAGCGTTGATCGTGTTCGATCCGAACAATTACGTGCAGAACGTGCTCACGGCTGCGCGCGAGCTGCAGCAGATCAACAACCAGATCACATTGTTGCAGAACCAAGCACAGATGCTGATCAACCAGGCGAGGAACCTGGCGAGCCTGCCATATTCGTCGTTGCAGCAGCTCGAGCAATCGATCCAGCGCACCCAGCAACTGCTTGGCCAAGCTCAACGCATCGCCTACGACGTGCAGCAGATCGATCGTACCTTCTCCACGACTTACGCGCCGGCATCATCGAGCATGTCTGATGGGGGCATGGTCGCCAACGCGCAAGCACGCTGGCAGAACTCGGTCGCCAGCCTGCAGGACGCGATGCGGGTGCAAGCAACCGTCGTCGGGAATCTCGACACCAACCGGACCCAAATGTCGGGCCTGGTTACCGCGAGCCAGGGCGCGTCGGGCGCCCTTCAGGCAAGCCAGGCAGGCAATCAGCTGCTTGCGCTCCAAGCGCAGCAGCTATCGGATCTTACGGCAAGCGTGGTTGCGCAATCCCGGGCGCAAACGCTTGAAGCTGCGCAGCGCGCAGCAGCTCAGGATCAGGGCAGAGAACAGCTGCGGCGCTTCCTCGCCCAGGGCCAGGGCTATCAACCAGCTACCGTGCAGATGTTCCACTGA
- the trbF gene encoding conjugal transfer protein TrbF, with translation MFKRSAVHYGRTPEAVTPYQRAAQVWDDRIGAARVQAKNWRLMAFGCLFLSAGFAGALVWQSAHGTITPWVVEVDQLGEAKTVAPANAGYQPTDPQIAFHLARFIEHVRGLPMDAIVLRENWLRAYDFTTDRGAATLNDYARNNDPFAKLGKTQIAIEVSSVIRASPESFRLAWIERRYDNGQLAATERWSAIITVIVEMPRDLDRLRKNPLGIYVNAINWSKELG, from the coding sequence ATGTTCAAACGATCAGCCGTTCACTATGGCCGCACGCCGGAAGCAGTCACTCCTTATCAACGCGCAGCCCAGGTCTGGGATGACCGCATTGGCGCAGCACGCGTCCAGGCCAAGAACTGGCGCCTGATGGCTTTTGGCTGCCTGTTTCTGTCCGCAGGATTTGCCGGCGCTCTTGTCTGGCAATCAGCGCACGGCACGATCACGCCCTGGGTGGTCGAGGTCGATCAATTGGGCGAAGCAAAAACCGTCGCGCCTGCGAATGCCGGCTATCAGCCAACCGACCCTCAGATCGCGTTTCACCTGGCTCGCTTCATCGAGCACGTGCGGGGCCTGCCGATGGACGCCATCGTGCTGCGTGAAAACTGGCTGCGCGCGTACGACTTCACGACGGACCGGGGCGCGGCCACACTCAATGACTACGCCCGCAACAACGATCCCTTCGCCAAACTTGGCAAGACGCAAATTGCAATCGAGGTCTCGAGCGTCATTCGGGCGTCGCCAGAGAGCTTTCGTCTGGCCTGGATCGAACGCCGTTACGACAACGGCCAGCTTGCCGCGACCGAGCGATGGAGCGCGATCATCACCGTCATCGTGGAGATGCCACGTGATCTGGATCGGCTGCGGAAGAATCCACTGGGCATCTATGTCAACGCAATCAACTGGTCGAAGGAGCTGGGCTAA
- the trbK-alt gene encoding putative entry exclusion protein TrbK-alt, with protein MMKSRFEQLPMAMAAALMVLAIAACAIRLRGDERPPESSTLVPKGDAAAAKLNQCRTVTYEQKDALLECQNIWADQRSRFLGGRGSSNGSDSRAGVGPSPSPVPRKDESRLSPGYPPVPSQSE; from the coding sequence ATGATGAAGAGCAGATTTGAACAGTTGCCCATGGCGATGGCTGCGGCGCTTATGGTTCTCGCCATCGCGGCTTGCGCCATTCGCCTGCGGGGCGACGAGCGCCCACCCGAATCTTCCACGCTCGTTCCCAAGGGTGATGCGGCCGCCGCAAAGCTCAACCAATGCCGCACCGTTACCTACGAGCAGAAGGACGCTCTCCTCGAATGCCAGAACATTTGGGCCGACCAGCGCAGCCGGTTTTTGGGGGGAAGGGGATCTTCGAACGGTTCGGATAGCCGGGCGGGCGTCGGACCTTCGCCATCTCCTGTGCCGCGTAAGGACGAAAGCCGTCTCTCGCCCGGTTATCCACCCGTTCCAAGCCAAAGCGAGTGA
- the trbL gene encoding P-type conjugative transfer protein TrbL has product MGGTGVIDQFLETFTRYIDSGFGLVGGEVGYLATTLAAIDLTLAGLFWSFGSDEEIIARLIKKTLFVGVFAYLIGNWNSLARIVFESFAGLGLKASGTGLSSADFLRPGRIAQVGLDAGRPILDSVSGLMGYVSFFENFVQIAVLLFAWMTVLLAFFILAIQLFVTLIEFKLTTLAGFVLIPFGLFGKTAFAAERVLGNVISSGVKVLVLAVIVGVGSTLFSQFTSGFGGNQPTIENAMALVLGALSLLGLGIFGPGIANGIVSGGPQLGAGSAVGTGLAAGGMVAAGAGLAAGAAGLASGAIAGAARGGTTIATGTASVFRSASQAGSEASGSATASPLRSIAAGLGARASDVSKREGSSTIASDSAPAWVHRMKRAQTIQHGASAATHAIRSGDHGGGGGAVDLSEGDR; this is encoded by the coding sequence ATGGGCGGCACAGGCGTCATCGACCAATTCCTGGAAACCTTCACTCGCTACATCGATTCCGGATTTGGCCTCGTCGGGGGCGAAGTCGGCTATCTCGCGACCACATTAGCTGCGATCGACCTCACGCTCGCCGGCCTGTTCTGGTCCTTTGGGAGTGATGAGGAGATCATTGCCCGGCTCATCAAGAAGACTCTGTTTGTCGGCGTGTTTGCCTACCTGATCGGCAATTGGAATAGCCTTGCTCGGATTGTCTTCGAGAGCTTTGCCGGTCTTGGGCTGAAAGCCTCAGGGACCGGCCTCTCATCGGCAGATTTCCTGCGGCCGGGCCGAATTGCGCAAGTCGGGCTCGATGCTGGCCGTCCGATCCTTGACTCTGTTTCAGGGCTGATGGGCTATGTCAGCTTCTTCGAGAATTTCGTCCAGATCGCTGTCCTCCTGTTCGCATGGATGACGGTGCTGCTGGCCTTCTTCATTCTCGCGATCCAGCTCTTCGTCACGCTAATCGAGTTCAAACTGACGACGCTTGCCGGTTTCGTCCTGATCCCCTTCGGCCTCTTTGGGAAGACCGCCTTTGCGGCCGAACGGGTCCTCGGCAATGTGATCTCGTCAGGTGTGAAGGTTTTGGTTCTTGCCGTCATTGTCGGTGTCGGATCGACTTTGTTTTCGCAATTCACGTCAGGCTTTGGTGGCAACCAGCCCACGATCGAGAACGCCATGGCGCTGGTGCTCGGTGCTCTCTCTTTGCTCGGTCTTGGCATTTTCGGACCCGGCATCGCCAATGGCATCGTTTCTGGCGGCCCGCAGCTTGGCGCGGGTAGTGCCGTGGGCACAGGCCTCGCCGCCGGCGGAATGGTTGCGGCCGGCGCTGGTCTTGCAGCCGGCGCCGCCGGTCTTGCCAGCGGTGCCATCGCGGGCGCGGCGCGCGGAGGGACCACCATTGCGACTGGCACGGCGAGCGTGTTCCGGTCGGCGAGCCAGGCCGGCTCCGAGGCGAGCGGTTCGGCTACTGCAAGCCCCTTGCGCTCGATCGCAGCTGGTCTCGGTGCAAGAGCGAGCGATGTCAGTAAGCGGGAAGGGAGTTCTACGATTGCTTCCGACAGCGCGCCCGCATGGGTTCATCGGATGAAGCGGGCGCAGACCATCCAGCATGGGGCATCGGCTGCAACGCATGCGATCCGATCGGGAGATCACGGCGGAGGCGGGGGGGCAGTCGACCTTTCGGAAGGTGATCGCTGA
- a CDS encoding VirB3 family type IV secretion system protein — protein sequence MDEPVAGFVAPVHRALTEPILMGGAPRAVAILNGTLAAALGLGLRLWLAGLLLAFIGHMASVWAAKRDPEFVEVVRRHVRVPGHLSA from the coding sequence ATGGATGAGCCAGTCGCGGGCTTTGTCGCCCCCGTCCATCGCGCGCTCACCGAACCGATCCTGATGGGTGGTGCGCCGCGTGCAGTCGCGATCCTCAACGGAACATTGGCTGCCGCACTCGGCCTTGGCCTGCGCTTGTGGCTGGCCGGCCTTCTTCTCGCGTTCATCGGCCACATGGCTTCGGTCTGGGCTGCCAAGCGCGATCCAGAGTTCGTGGAGGTTGTGCGCCGCCACGTTCGCGTCCCCGGTCATCTCAGCGCATGA
- a CDS encoding GDP-L-fucose synthase yields the protein MASTAFELKGKTVFVAGHRGMVGSALMRRLAREQADLLTVSRSEVDLREQGAVNAWFAAKRPQAVFLAAAKVGGIVANNTLRAEFLYDNLAISTNVLQAAHANGCEKLMFFGSSCIYPRLAPQPLREDSMLTGPLEPTNEPYAIAKIAGIKMAEAYRSQHGADFISVMPTNLYGPGDNYHPEYSHVVAALIRRFHEAKFSGASKVVVWGTGTPRREFLYVDDLADACIHLMKTYSSPELVNIGTGEDITIAEFALLVAAAVGYRGEISFDTSRPDGTPRKLLDVSRLAKLGWRARTSLDEGIELAYRAYLAHSNKSRQSDLARPREPGLRGDNPPRPVGGESASDLAARATRS from the coding sequence ATGGCAAGCACGGCGTTTGAACTGAAGGGCAAGACGGTTTTCGTCGCCGGCCATCGCGGCATGGTCGGCTCGGCGCTGATGCGCCGGCTGGCGCGCGAACAGGCCGATCTGCTGACGGTGTCGCGCAGCGAGGTCGATTTGCGCGAACAGGGCGCGGTGAACGCCTGGTTTGCCGCGAAGCGGCCGCAGGCCGTGTTCCTCGCCGCCGCCAAGGTCGGCGGCATCGTCGCCAACAACACGCTGCGGGCCGAATTCCTCTACGACAATCTCGCGATCTCGACCAATGTGCTCCAGGCCGCCCACGCCAATGGATGCGAGAAGCTGATGTTCTTCGGCTCGTCCTGCATCTATCCGCGCCTGGCGCCGCAGCCGCTGCGCGAGGATTCGATGCTGACCGGCCCGCTGGAGCCGACCAACGAACCCTATGCCATCGCCAAGATCGCCGGCATCAAGATGGCCGAGGCCTATCGCAGCCAGCATGGCGCAGATTTCATCAGCGTGATGCCGACCAATCTCTACGGCCCCGGCGACAATTATCATCCCGAATACAGCCACGTCGTCGCCGCGCTGATCCGCCGCTTCCACGAGGCCAAGTTCTCGGGCGCCAGCAAAGTCGTGGTGTGGGGCACCGGCACGCCGCGCCGCGAATTCCTCTATGTCGACGATCTGGCCGACGCCTGCATCCATCTGATGAAGACCTATTCGTCGCCGGAACTGGTCAATATCGGCACCGGTGAGGACATCACCATTGCCGAGTTCGCACTCCTGGTCGCCGCCGCTGTCGGCTACCGCGGCGAGATCAGCTTCGACACCTCGCGGCCGGACGGCACGCCGCGCAAGCTGCTTGACGTCAGCCGTCTGGCCAAGCTTGGCTGGCGCGCCCGGACCTCACTGGACGAGGGCATTGAGTTGGCGTACCGCGCGTATCTCGCCCACAGCAATAAAAGCCGCCAGAGCGATCTTGCTCGTCCCCGGGAACCGGGCTTGAGGGGGGACAATCCTCCACGACCAGTCGGCGGTGAATCTGCTAGCGATCTGGCGGCCCGAGCCACTCGGTCATAA
- a CDS encoding YopT-type cysteine protease domain-containing protein translates to MYDRISGSSTRTSQADEPSQSVDSGSFTEALADLAPQWSSQPGELPDKMGACCSRPDTSAPERPATSLFEYRTADLRDANVDGICVGLTAEWFRLLNNSPSTRMSALTPGSQTHASAAERQQQYQNLKDRLRSRGLESSQADFEAQNTVLEDAGLEPTGEEKRFAFGKSSNVKRMVNEINEDGSNHLLSLYFAEGGAHTVATSASNATITVFDPNYGEFTVRSDPDQMASFFQSLAHRYRDPNGQHLSTITTQRME, encoded by the coding sequence ATGTATGATCGAATCAGTGGCTCATCCACACGCACTAGCCAAGCCGACGAACCGAGTCAGTCGGTGGATAGCGGCAGCTTTACGGAAGCACTTGCAGATCTCGCGCCTCAGTGGAGCTCACAACCGGGGGAGTTGCCTGACAAGATGGGGGCCTGCTGCAGCAGGCCAGATACATCCGCTCCAGAGCGTCCGGCCACCTCCTTGTTTGAATACAGAACGGCCGACCTGCGTGATGCGAATGTGGACGGCATCTGCGTTGGGCTGACTGCGGAGTGGTTCCGCCTTCTTAACAACAGCCCATCAACCCGAATGAGTGCGCTCACACCCGGATCGCAAACGCACGCCTCAGCGGCCGAACGGCAGCAGCAATATCAAAATCTCAAGGATCGGTTGCGAAGCAGGGGATTAGAATCTTCTCAGGCCGACTTTGAGGCACAAAACACCGTTTTGGAGGACGCTGGCTTGGAACCGACTGGAGAAGAGAAGAGATTCGCATTTGGCAAGTCTTCGAACGTCAAGCGCATGGTGAACGAAATCAACGAGGACGGATCGAACCATTTGCTCAGCTTGTATTTCGCGGAAGGCGGCGCACACACAGTGGCGACGTCGGCCTCGAATGCAACGATCACGGTTTTCGACCCTAACTATGGAGAATTTACTGTTCGGTCAGATCCGGACCAGATGGCTTCATTCTTTCAAAGCCTCGCCCATCGTTACAGGGATCCCAACGGGCAACATCTGTCGACAATCACGACGCAAAGGATGGAGTGA
- a CDS encoding TrbI/VirB10 family protein translates to MTDTGQSNDTPNDARRVKPPEEIAETLRLRPRRPQVVRLSRKVLAGGSALVLVLISGAVFWALHEKRPGTPAVEELYATDHHNVADQLTTLPKDYAEIPKDVPRLGPPLPGDLGRPIVAAQGSTTSTPLGVDAEQQRVNQESESARTSKVFASTNVRPSTAVTSANETPSNATTSSDETFAQNGQERKLAFVSASVDRRTTSPDRLVRPASPFVVQAGTVIPAALITGIRSDLPGQITAQVTEAVYDSPTGRARLIPQGARLIGTYDSQVAFGQSRVLLVWTRLIMPNGRSIVLERQPGADASGYSGLEDEVDNHWKELLGAAALSTLLAVGTEVNSGADTGSTNSDLVAALRRGAGDSANQTGQQLVRRNLNIQPTLTIRQGFPVRVIVNRDLVLEPYRG, encoded by the coding sequence GTGACCGATACAGGCCAGTCGAACGATACGCCCAATGATGCGCGCCGGGTCAAGCCACCGGAAGAGATTGCCGAAACATTGCGGCTCCGGCCAAGGCGGCCGCAAGTTGTGCGCCTGTCGCGCAAAGTCCTTGCCGGCGGCAGCGCCCTTGTGCTCGTGCTCATCTCTGGTGCGGTATTCTGGGCTCTGCATGAGAAGCGCCCGGGCACGCCGGCCGTGGAGGAGCTGTACGCCACCGACCACCACAATGTCGCCGATCAGCTTACAACCCTGCCGAAAGACTACGCTGAGATCCCGAAAGACGTGCCTCGTCTCGGGCCGCCTCTGCCCGGCGATCTCGGCCGGCCAATCGTCGCCGCCCAGGGCTCGACAACCTCAACTCCACTTGGGGTTGATGCCGAACAGCAGCGTGTCAACCAGGAGAGCGAGTCGGCGCGTACCAGCAAGGTCTTTGCCAGCACCAATGTCCGTCCCTCGACCGCTGTGACATCGGCCAATGAAACGCCTTCGAATGCTACGACATCATCTGATGAAACGTTCGCCCAAAATGGCCAGGAACGGAAGCTCGCCTTCGTCAGCGCATCCGTCGACCGCCGGACGACCAGTCCGGATCGCCTCGTGAGGCCAGCTTCGCCGTTTGTGGTGCAGGCCGGCACAGTCATTCCGGCCGCTCTCATCACGGGCATTCGATCCGATCTGCCGGGGCAGATCACGGCGCAAGTGACGGAAGCTGTCTATGACAGTCCAACGGGACGAGCTCGCCTTATCCCGCAGGGGGCAAGGCTGATCGGCACCTACGACAGCCAGGTGGCATTTGGCCAGTCGCGCGTACTGTTGGTTTGGACGCGGCTGATTATGCCGAACGGGCGTTCGATCGTCTTGGAACGGCAGCCTGGCGCAGATGCATCTGGATACTCCGGCCTCGAGGACGAGGTCGACAATCACTGGAAAGAGCTCTTGGGCGCAGCTGCGCTTTCGACGCTGCTCGCCGTCGGCACGGAGGTCAATTCGGGCGCAGACACAGGCAGCACCAACAGCGACCTCGTTGCTGCGCTCCGGCGCGGGGCGGGGGATTCCGCAAATCAGACAGGGCAGCAGCTGGTTCGCCGCAATCTCAACATCCAGCCAACGTTGACGATCCGCCAGGGCTTCCCGGTGAGAGTGATCGTCAACCGCGACCTCGTGCTCGAACCCTACAGGGGATAA
- a CDS encoding DUF2274 domain-containing protein, with protein MADLKLGRLPKAGLVRMTISISEPLKEELERYAAEHSRLYEPVDAATLIPHMLESFIRSDRGYRRRRAQSDRGSARQRRGAAANATSVASRSDSDDSA; from the coding sequence ATGGCGGATCTGAAACTCGGCCGCTTGCCGAAAGCCGGTCTCGTCCGCATGACGATCAGCATCTCGGAGCCTCTAAAGGAAGAACTCGAGCGTTATGCCGCCGAGCACAGCCGACTTTATGAGCCGGTCGACGCCGCGACGTTGATCCCACACATGCTCGAGTCCTTCATCCGGTCCGACCGCGGCTACCGGAGGCGGCGCGCGCAATCCGATCGGGGCAGTGCTCGTCAACGTCGCGGCGCCGCAGCAAACGCCACGAGCGTTGCATCGCGTTCCGATTCGGACGATTCGGCCTGA
- the trbE gene encoding conjugal transfer protein TrbE, whose protein sequence is MMNLAEYRRSNTRLADFLPWAALVDEGIVLNKDGSFQRSARFRGPDLDSAVPAELVAVAGRLNNALRRLGSGWAVFVEAQRHSAGRYPPDMFPDVASALVDAERKAQFEEAGRHYESSYYLTLLYLPPAESAAAAERLLYEGSHRSAGADARELLRGFVDRTNRVLQLVEGFMPDCGWLDDEQTLTYLHSTVSTKRHRVRVPEIPMYLDALLADQPLTSGLEPMLGDAHLRILTVVGFPSATTPGILDDLNRLAFPYRWSTRAIMLDKTDATKLLTKIRRQWFAKRKSIAAILKEVMTNEASTLLDTDAHNKAMDADSALQELGSDQIGEAFVTATVTLWDRDPRAADEKLRLVEKVIQGRDFTCMTETVNAIEAWLGSLPGQTYANVRQPPVSTLNLAHMIPLSAVWAGEARDHHFKAPPLFFGKTEGSTPFRFSLHVGDVGHTLVIGPTGAGKSVLLALMALQFRRYPLSQIFAFDFGGSIRAAAIAMGGDWHDLGGAVSGGSSKFVALQPLARIEDVGERGWAADWIASILSRERIEVTPETKEHIWSALTSLASAPVGERTLTGLSVLLQSNALKRALQPYCLGGPFERLLDAEGERLGEASVQVFETDGLIGTGIAPAVLSYLFHRIEDRFDGRPTLLIIDEGWLALDDADFAGKLREWLKTLRKKNASVVFATQSLADIDGSAIAPAIIESCPTRILLPNDRAIEPQIMATYRRFGLNDRQIEILARATPKRDYYCQSRRGNRLFELGLGEIALAFAAASSKADQALIEQVLNEHSEDDFVEAWLKTRDLGWACNLIPQLAKEGNLP, encoded by the coding sequence ATGATGAATCTTGCCGAATATCGCCGTTCGAATACGCGCCTTGCCGACTTCCTGCCCTGGGCCGCCCTAGTCGATGAGGGAATTGTCTTGAACAAGGATGGCTCGTTTCAGCGGTCGGCACGGTTCAGAGGGCCTGACCTCGACAGTGCCGTGCCGGCCGAGCTCGTTGCGGTGGCAGGCCGACTGAACAACGCGCTCCGTCGTCTCGGCTCCGGGTGGGCTGTCTTTGTTGAAGCGCAGCGGCATTCGGCGGGGCGCTACCCGCCGGACATGTTCCCGGATGTCGCATCGGCCCTCGTGGATGCGGAGCGGAAAGCGCAATTCGAGGAAGCCGGCAGGCACTATGAATCGAGCTACTATCTCACATTGCTCTATCTGCCCCCGGCAGAGAGTGCAGCGGCTGCGGAGCGTCTCCTCTATGAGGGCAGCCATCGCAGCGCAGGAGCGGATGCGCGCGAGCTGCTCAGGGGCTTCGTCGACCGGACCAACCGCGTGCTGCAGCTCGTTGAGGGCTTCATGCCGGATTGCGGCTGGCTCGATGACGAGCAAACGCTGACCTACCTTCACTCGACAGTATCGACCAAGCGGCACCGGGTGCGCGTGCCGGAAATCCCGATGTATCTCGACGCGCTGCTCGCCGACCAGCCGTTGACCAGCGGGCTGGAACCGATGCTGGGCGACGCACATCTGCGCATCCTGACGGTCGTTGGATTTCCGAGCGCGACCACACCCGGAATTCTCGATGATCTCAACCGTCTGGCGTTCCCGTATCGCTGGTCGACCCGTGCGATCATGCTCGACAAGACAGATGCCACGAAGCTCCTGACCAAGATCCGGAGGCAGTGGTTTGCCAAGCGGAAGTCGATCGCCGCGATCCTCAAAGAGGTGATGACGAACGAGGCCTCCACGCTTCTGGATACCGATGCCCACAACAAGGCGATGGATGCCGACAGCGCGCTCCAGGAGCTGGGTTCCGATCAGATCGGAGAGGCCTTTGTGACTGCAACCGTCACGCTCTGGGACAGGGATCCCCGCGCGGCCGACGAAAAGCTCCGCCTCGTCGAAAAGGTGATCCAGGGCCGCGACTTCACCTGCATGACCGAGACGGTGAACGCGATCGAAGCCTGGCTCGGCAGCCTGCCGGGCCAAACTTACGCCAACGTCCGCCAGCCGCCGGTCTCGACCTTGAATCTGGCCCACATGATTCCGCTGTCTGCCGTCTGGGCGGGAGAGGCGAGGGACCATCATTTCAAGGCTCCTCCACTGTTCTTCGGCAAGACCGAAGGATCGACGCCGTTCCGGTTTTCGCTCCATGTCGGCGATGTCGGACATACCCTGGTGATCGGACCGACCGGCGCTGGCAAATCGGTGCTGCTCGCGCTGATGGCTCTGCAGTTCCGGCGATATCCGTTGAGCCAAATCTTTGCCTTCGACTTCGGCGGTTCGATCCGCGCAGCTGCGATCGCCATGGGGGGCGACTGGCATGATCTTGGCGGTGCGGTCAGTGGAGGATCCTCCAAGTTTGTGGCGCTCCAGCCGCTTGCGCGAATCGAGGACGTTGGGGAACGCGGCTGGGCGGCCGATTGGATAGCATCCATCTTGAGCCGCGAGCGCATCGAGGTCACCCCCGAGACGAAGGAACATATCTGGTCGGCTTTGACCTCGCTCGCCTCGGCGCCAGTTGGGGAGCGCACGTTGACCGGGCTCTCCGTCCTTCTCCAATCCAATGCTTTGAAGCGCGCGCTGCAGCCCTACTGCCTCGGTGGTCCCTTTGAGCGGCTCTTGGATGCGGAAGGCGAGCGACTGGGAGAGGCCTCCGTTCAGGTGTTCGAGACCGACGGATTGATCGGCACCGGTATCGCACCGGCGGTTCTGTCCTATCTGTTTCACCGGATCGAAGACCGGTTTGACGGCCGTCCCACGCTGCTCATCATCGACGAGGGGTGGCTTGCGCTGGACGATGCCGATTTCGCCGGCAAGCTCCGCGAATGGCTAAAGACCCTGCGCAAGAAGAACGCTTCCGTCGTGTTTGCTACCCAATCTCTTGCCGATATTGACGGATCCGCAATTGCGCCCGCAATCATCGAGAGCTGCCCGACCCGGATCCTGCTGCCGAATGACCGTGCCATCGAGCCGCAGATCATGGCGACTTACCGCCGCTTTGGGCTGAACGACCGGCAAATCGAGATCTTGGCGCGAGCGACGCCGAAGCGGGACTACTACTGCCAGTCGCGCCGGGGCAACCGACTGTTCGAGCTCGGCCTCGGCGAAATCGCGCTTGCCTTCGCGGCCGCGTCTTCCAAGGCCGACCAGGCTCTCATCGAGCAGGTCCTTAACGAGCACAGCGAGGACGATTTTGTCGAGGCCTGGCTGAAGACACGTGACCTCGGCTGGGCCTGCAATCTCATTCCGCAGCTTGCGAAGGAAGGAAATTTGCCATGA